In a single window of the Dinghuibacter silviterrae genome:
- a CDS encoding RagB/SusD family nutrient uptake outer membrane protein: protein MMRKNIFILWALAIVSQTSCTKNALDQKPNATLAVPSTISDYQALLDGIEGGAINNAPGLYSYRSLGDYLADEVTVSDNNYTTFFAGSPFITGVLEWNQHMFSSLTQLLEWDKQYQVVLNANIAIEGVNAIARTSSNQVAWNNVMGMGLFLRGQMFYNLAQFWARPYNAATASSDVGIVLRLSSDPNPASVRSNVQQTYTQILSDLKAAVPLLPNTSAQNTQVSKVRPSKAAAYAMLARVYLAMGDSIHVGLYADSALQLYSTLMDYNNVPYFSNFNAETIYTSMDQSGTIGNTYGPWAVDSTLVNLYDNNDLRKTLFFTNNAYVGGYAFIGDYSGYYSFTGIAVDELYLLRAESYARQGNVNAAMADLNTLLLKRYTTGTFTPRTAAGASDALAQVLTERRKELVMRGERWTDLRRLNARFPTTLTRTLLGVTYTLPPNDDRYTLAVPDYIIAASNGSITQTP from the coding sequence ATGATGCGGAAAAATATCTTCATATTATGGGCACTGGCCATCGTCTCGCAGACGTCCTGCACCAAAAATGCCCTCGACCAGAAACCCAACGCCACCCTTGCGGTGCCCTCGACCATCAGCGACTACCAGGCACTATTGGACGGAATAGAGGGCGGCGCCATCAACAACGCGCCGGGGTTATATTCCTACCGTTCGCTGGGAGACTACCTGGCGGACGAAGTGACGGTGTCCGACAATAACTATACAACCTTTTTCGCGGGAAGCCCCTTTATCACGGGGGTCCTGGAATGGAATCAGCATATGTTCAGCAGCCTCACCCAATTGTTGGAATGGGACAAACAATACCAGGTTGTCCTGAACGCCAATATCGCCATCGAGGGGGTGAACGCGATTGCGCGAACGTCTTCCAACCAGGTTGCCTGGAACAACGTCATGGGGATGGGGCTTTTTTTGCGGGGGCAGATGTTTTATAACCTCGCGCAGTTTTGGGCCAGGCCCTACAACGCCGCTACCGCGAGCTCGGACGTCGGGATCGTGTTACGCCTGTCCTCCGATCCGAACCCTGCTTCTGTCCGTTCCAACGTCCAGCAGACTTATACCCAGATCCTGAGCGACCTCAAGGCCGCGGTACCGCTGCTGCCCAACACCTCTGCACAGAACACCCAGGTCAGCAAAGTACGGCCTTCAAAAGCGGCGGCCTATGCTATGCTGGCCCGTGTTTACCTGGCCATGGGAGACTCCATTCATGTGGGGCTCTACGCCGATTCCGCCCTCCAATTGTATTCCACCCTCATGGACTATAATAATGTACCCTATTTCAGCAATTTCAACGCCGAAACGATCTATACAAGCATGGACCAGAGCGGGACCATCGGCAACACGTATGGTCCGTGGGCCGTGGACTCCACTCTCGTCAATCTGTACGACAACAACGACCTGCGCAAGACCCTGTTTTTTACCAACAACGCCTACGTGGGCGGATACGCGTTCATCGGGGATTACTCCGGATACTATTCCTTTACGGGTATCGCTGTCGACGAACTTTACCTGCTCCGGGCCGAATCCTACGCCCGGCAGGGAAACGTCAACGCCGCCATGGCCGATCTCAACACGCTCCTGCTCAAGCGCTATACCACCGGGACTTTTACACCCAGGACCGCGGCCGGTGCCTCGGACGCCCTGGCACAGGTCCTTACCGAAAGAAGGAAGGAACTGGTGATGCGGGGTGAGCGGTGGACGGACCTGAGACGGCTCAATGCCCGTTTTCCCACGACCCTCACGAGGACCTTGCTGGGTGTCACCTATACGTTGCCCCCGAATGATGACCGGTATACGCTTGCCGTGCCGGACTATATCATCGCGGCGTCGAACGGGTCGATCACCCAGACCCCATAA
- a CDS encoding Gldg family protein — protein sequence MKKIRKIALTELQTLFYSPIAWLILVLFAVQTGLIFTNGMKGQLQSEMMGQHFADVTGWAFRFSDMIGYFYLYIPLLSMGLMSREFSSGSIKLLYSSPVSNTQIVLGKYLAMMIYGLVLTGVLACFGIFGFFTIKDMDIPMVVTALLGMYLLICIYSAIGLFMSCLTSYQVVAAIGTLALFAALNYISHVWQGIAFVRDITYWLSITGRVENMLHGLINSEDILYFLIIVALFLFLAVFKLDMDKVKRSRGSNLARFSSVVVIAMLLGYVTSRPALMGFYDVTRTKINTLTPNSQEIVKNVKGPLTITTYVNLFESNFDQCVPDFINFDLQNFREYLRFKPDIRMKYVYYYAQTDQSSPIAHYPGLNDRQRMERACAIKDLDPDIFLSPEELKKKIDLSGERFRFVRVLETEDGRKGFLRLFNDPYKHPGEREISAAMKRLAMDLPTVGFLAGHGARDIDNFGDKGYFDFTNSGYTRSALLNQGFNVREVNLADSAVPTDMNILVLADLKTPLTDAEDKKLDDYIARGGNLLVIGDPGRQASMNPIAGRFGVSFLPGRIVQPHPYYAPDFILVRPTKVSEKMSYELGGIRKEEGVVAMDGACGLSYTTDKGFTATSWFGTEPTGSWNELETTNFGDDTVVLNPKAGEVETAYTTVLALSRTQNGHDQRIIVMGDADCVDNANLSTGRRGIRPMNNTMIDGLFYWLSGDKVPIDVRRPPMTDDHVYLSLSGMKWVNLSFVWILPALLAVFGTVLLIRRKRK from the coding sequence GTGAAGAAGATACGCAAAATCGCCCTTACAGAACTCCAGACCCTTTTCTATTCCCCCATCGCCTGGCTAATCCTGGTGCTCTTTGCCGTTCAGACCGGGTTGATCTTTACCAATGGGATGAAGGGGCAGCTACAATCAGAAATGATGGGGCAGCACTTTGCCGATGTGACCGGCTGGGCTTTCCGGTTTAGCGATATGATCGGGTATTTCTATCTCTATATCCCCCTCTTGTCCATGGGGTTGATGAGCCGGGAATTCAGCAGCGGGTCCATCAAGCTTTTGTACTCGTCACCCGTCTCCAATACCCAGATCGTTCTGGGTAAGTACCTGGCGATGATGATCTACGGTCTTGTGCTGACGGGCGTGCTGGCCTGTTTCGGGATTTTTGGCTTCTTCACCATCAAGGACATGGATATACCGATGGTGGTGACCGCCCTGTTGGGCATGTACCTGCTGATCTGCATCTATTCGGCCATTGGGCTTTTTATGTCCTGCCTGACGTCTTACCAGGTCGTAGCGGCCATCGGCACCCTGGCGCTTTTTGCAGCGCTCAATTACATCAGCCATGTGTGGCAGGGGATTGCATTCGTCAGGGACATTACCTACTGGTTGTCGATCACGGGCCGCGTCGAAAATATGTTGCACGGGTTGATCAACAGCGAAGACATCCTCTATTTCCTGATCATCGTTGCTCTTTTTCTCTTCCTGGCGGTCTTCAAGCTGGACATGGACAAGGTTAAACGGTCCCGGGGATCAAACCTGGCGCGTTTTTCTTCCGTCGTGGTCATCGCCATGCTGCTGGGTTATGTCACTTCGCGGCCGGCCTTGATGGGTTTCTATGACGTCACCAGGACCAAGATCAATACCCTTACACCCAACAGCCAGGAGATTGTCAAAAATGTAAAGGGGCCATTAACCATTACCACCTATGTCAACCTTTTTGAATCGAATTTCGACCAGTGCGTTCCTGATTTTATCAACTTCGACCTGCAAAACTTCAGGGAATACCTGCGGTTCAAACCGGATATCCGGATGAAGTACGTCTACTATTATGCCCAAACCGACCAGTCGTCACCTATTGCGCACTATCCGGGTCTGAATGACCGGCAACGGATGGAACGTGCGTGTGCCATCAAGGACCTGGACCCGGACATATTCCTTTCCCCGGAGGAGCTCAAAAAGAAGATCGATCTTTCCGGGGAGCGCTTCCGATTCGTGCGCGTCCTGGAAACCGAAGACGGTCGAAAAGGCTTTCTGCGTCTTTTCAACGACCCCTACAAGCACCCAGGTGAACGGGAGATCAGCGCCGCCATGAAGCGGCTGGCCATGGACCTGCCTACCGTCGGGTTTCTCGCGGGACACGGAGCCCGGGACATCGATAACTTTGGGGACAAGGGCTATTTTGATTTCACCAACAGCGGTTATACCCGGAGCGCCCTGCTCAACCAGGGTTTTAACGTACGGGAAGTAAACCTCGCGGACAGCGCCGTTCCCACGGACATGAACATCCTCGTACTGGCAGATCTGAAAACACCCCTAACGGACGCCGAAGACAAAAAACTGGATGATTATATTGCGAGGGGAGGAAACCTCCTGGTCATCGGCGACCCGGGAAGACAAGCCTCTATGAACCCGATCGCAGGGCGTTTCGGGGTCAGCTTTCTCCCCGGCAGAATCGTTCAGCCCCATCCGTATTATGCTCCGGACTTTATCCTGGTGCGGCCCACCAAGGTGTCGGAGAAGATGTCCTATGAGCTGGGGGGGATCAGGAAAGAGGAAGGCGTGGTCGCCATGGATGGCGCCTGCGGGTTGAGTTATACAACGGACAAGGGCTTTACGGCAACATCCTGGTTCGGCACCGAGCCAACAGGCAGTTGGAATGAACTGGAAACGACCAATTTCGGAGACGACACCGTTGTCCTGAATCCAAAAGCAGGAGAGGTGGAAACCGCTTATACAACCGTACTCGCCCTTTCCCGAACGCAGAATGGCCACGACCAACGGATCATCGTCATGGGCGACGCAGATTGTGTGGACAACGCAAACCTGTCCACCGGCCGCAGGGGAATACGGCCCATGAACAACACGATGATCGATGGCCTGTTCTACTGGCTGTCCGGGGACAAGGTGCCGATCGACGTGCGCAGACCACCCATGACCGACGATCATGTCTATTTATCCCTAAGCGGCATGAAGTGGGTAAACCTGTCTTTCGTATGGATCCTGCCCGCACTGCTCGCGGTCTTCGGGACGGTTTTATTGATCAGGCGTAAACGGAAATAG
- a CDS encoding RNA polymerase sigma factor has translation MGNNDVYDEQALLDRLRQGDMDAFDVIYRRYVRELYLAAYKRLDNKELVEDLVQDVFFRLWNRRDQLHIDNLGAYLHTAVRYEILNHITRHKAPAAFYAPFEAILADADTPENRLIAKELLELVYKYAETLPEKRKQVFLLHIKDKLSVNEIAEELNITTKTVHNHLGTAINGLRTHLAPAILLLLTTHR, from the coding sequence TTGGGCAACAATGATGTATATGACGAACAGGCTCTGCTGGACCGCCTACGCCAGGGGGACATGGATGCTTTTGACGTCATCTACCGGCGCTATGTACGCGAGCTCTACCTGGCGGCTTATAAGCGATTGGACAACAAGGAGCTGGTGGAAGACCTGGTGCAAGATGTTTTTTTCCGTTTGTGGAACCGCCGGGACCAACTGCACATCGATAACCTGGGCGCCTATTTGCATACCGCCGTCCGGTACGAGATCCTGAACCATATTACCCGGCACAAGGCTCCCGCCGCTTTCTACGCCCCCTTCGAAGCCATCCTGGCGGACGCGGATACACCCGAGAACCGGCTGATCGCCAAAGAGCTCCTGGAGCTGGTCTACAAATATGCGGAGACACTCCCCGAAAAAAGAAAGCAGGTTTTTCTACTCCATATAAAGGACAAGCTGTCGGTGAATGAAATAGCCGAAGAGTTGAATATTACCACAAAGACGGTGCATAACCACCTGGGGACGGCCATCAACGGGCTACGTACCCATCTCGCCCCCGCGATCCTGCTGCTGCTGACGACGCACCGGTAA
- a CDS encoding ABC transporter ATP-binding protein encodes MEKTVVKVENLSHRYGGSQWAIKDISFDIRGKGVLGLLGSNGAGKSTTMNIICGVLNQTAGNVYINDIDVRQHPLEAKRYLGFLPQKPPLHPDLTVDEYLTYTAHLRSVPGDEVKRAVGRAKEKCGITHFSQRLVRNLSGGYQQRVGIAQAIVHMPQFVVLDEPTNGLDPNQIVEIRHLIKELATDHAVLLSTHILSEVQATCDHIKMIEHGQLVFSGTTQEFDNYIEPDALVMGLETPPSLEDILSIPGVKSAEPIEPPFIRVKFSGSTDVVKRLVEKSVQDRWQLTEIRVERSSMDEVFAELSNKKNKPK; translated from the coding sequence ATGGAAAAAACCGTTGTAAAAGTAGAGAACCTGTCGCACCGCTACGGGGGGAGCCAATGGGCTATCAAGGACATCAGCTTTGACATCCGGGGCAAAGGTGTGCTGGGGCTGCTGGGCTCCAACGGGGCGGGCAAGTCGACCACGATGAACATTATTTGCGGGGTACTCAACCAGACCGCCGGAAATGTATACATCAATGACATAGATGTCCGTCAACACCCGCTGGAAGCAAAAAGATACCTGGGGTTTTTGCCCCAGAAACCGCCCTTGCATCCGGACCTTACTGTGGACGAATACCTGACCTACACCGCCCACCTGCGGTCCGTGCCCGGGGACGAAGTAAAACGTGCGGTAGGAAGGGCAAAGGAGAAATGCGGGATCACCCATTTCAGCCAGCGCCTTGTCCGGAATCTTTCCGGGGGCTATCAGCAAAGAGTGGGCATCGCCCAGGCCATCGTCCATATGCCCCAGTTCGTGGTCCTGGATGAACCGACCAATGGGCTGGACCCCAACCAGATCGTGGAGATCCGCCACTTGATAAAGGAGCTCGCGACGGATCACGCCGTGTTGCTCTCCACGCATATCCTTTCCGAAGTACAGGCGACGTGCGACCACATCAAGATGATCGAACACGGTCAACTGGTTTTTTCCGGGACCACCCAGGAGTTTGACAACTATATAGAACCCGACGCTTTGGTCATGGGGCTGGAGACGCCTCCATCGCTGGAAGACATCCTGTCCATACCCGGTGTGAAAAGTGCCGAGCCGATAGAGCCGCCGTTTATCCGGGTAAAATTTTCCGGCTCCACCGACGTCGTCAAACGACTCGTGGAAAAAAGTGTACAGGACCGGTGGCAGCTCACCGAGATCCGGGTGGAAAGGAGTTCCATGGACGAAGTATTTGCCGAATTATCCAACAAAAAAAATAAGCCGAAGTGA
- a CDS encoding SusC/RagA family TonB-linked outer membrane protein, protein MSKTMQLIAFGKSQCMLALFLAVFLGARAQTGITLQEKNASLKKVFNDISRKTGLSFMYDDALIRDMGTVSIDVRNASLEEVMRRALEGKGLQYSVQGNSVVINREVRLPYEGTGHIDIRGKVADENGVPLAGATISIPGTDFTLATLSGGDFSMGGVPDKGVIVFSCVGYQTQVIKYDNRTVFNITMRKHVAELAGVSVEVDNGYQMIPLERTTGSFDIIDNKLFNRSVSPNLLDHISDIASGVLFDNRTSGSILTYAYGPGLSQNFTIRGISTLNAITNPLVVVDGFPYNSSLPYSQDINNLNPNDIESITVLKDAAAASIWGARAGNGVVIITTKNGKYNQKPEISFNTSVTFTGKPRLFTQRLISSPDYITVEDSLFQQGNYTNFLNPATANGRPVTGVVQLLGEAAAGTISQADADAQIAALSHEDIRNDALKYFYHTGTQQQYNLSVRGGSSFDKYYIAAGYDNVNAVDFSFLKRFTLTATNTFKPWQNLEVALPVTFSDDQAGSNVGSFSEGNYAPYTRLVDAQGQPQNVTWSGGYNQAFIQTALSDGLYDMNYNPIQQFHASQYNHTNTTLIRVSPSLKYSFLNGFSLEARYQYSRTVTNNTVYQSDSVFSVKDMINNYTQISPTGQLTYPINQGGILNYNDQNQEDNNMRFSLSYNHTLGKDHRLDAIGGYERNETRITGNQYGYYGYNPNTGTAQNVVDYVTYFPLTNYKIEGLPYNITSTIYPLQTSLTQEFIAFISGFANASYTYKGRYVLTGSARMDQANLFGVTANDKRKLLWSGGVAWKMDRESFYKIRWMPHLTLRATYGYQGNIYLGSAVNNTSASTLTTISYYPGTTNSSGLPYAVLNNIANPDLTWERVGQANVAVDFGIRKELLTGTLEFYKKNATGLVANYSVDPTVGVTQRTGNVGNMTGRGMDLTLTSKNINTRVFRWTTRLLVSLDKDKLTKYNQNTPAIQVLEEQSSSAPPSSPTPITGNAVYGIYSLRWAGLDAGGNPQGYDSTGKVSEDYNQMTNYARTKDLVYAGSAIPTSYGSFMNDFTWKGFTLSVNISYKMGYYFHAQSINYGQLFGYNMVGVYDGSSDFAKRWQHPGDEKKTNVPSMPTLANSSYLRDIFYEYSSTLVQKGDNIRLKDVSLSYDFSDWARKHTPLSHLELYGYYLGNTLLWKANKMGIDPDYTTMRPAKNYTLGARVSFK, encoded by the coding sequence ATGAGCAAAACTATGCAATTGATTGCTTTTGGCAAGAGCCAATGTATGCTTGCGCTTTTCCTGGCTGTTTTTTTGGGCGCAAGAGCCCAGACAGGCATCACCCTACAGGAAAAGAATGCATCTCTCAAAAAGGTCTTTAACGATATTTCCCGCAAGACCGGGCTTTCATTCATGTATGACGACGCACTTATCCGGGATATGGGAACTGTGAGCATCGACGTCCGGAACGCCAGCCTGGAAGAGGTAATGAGACGGGCCCTGGAAGGGAAGGGATTGCAATACAGCGTGCAGGGAAATTCGGTGGTAATCAACCGGGAGGTGCGGTTGCCCTATGAAGGCACCGGGCATATTGACATCCGGGGAAAGGTCGCCGATGAAAACGGTGTCCCGCTTGCAGGCGCCACCATCTCCATTCCGGGCACGGATTTTACCCTGGCTACGCTTTCCGGGGGTGATTTCAGCATGGGCGGGGTTCCCGACAAAGGAGTCATCGTCTTTAGCTGTGTCGGTTACCAAACCCAGGTCATCAAATACGATAACCGGACCGTGTTCAATATCACCATGAGAAAACACGTCGCTGAGCTCGCCGGGGTATCGGTAGAAGTCGATAACGGGTATCAAATGATCCCCCTGGAGCGGACGACGGGTTCGTTCGACATCATCGACAACAAACTCTTTAACCGCAGCGTGTCGCCCAATCTCCTGGATCACATCAGCGACATAGCCAGCGGGGTTCTCTTCGACAACCGTACGTCGGGATCCATTCTTACGTATGCCTATGGTCCCGGACTGAGCCAGAATTTCACGATCCGGGGGATCAGCACCCTCAACGCGATTACCAACCCGTTGGTCGTCGTAGACGGATTCCCCTATAACTCCAGCCTTCCCTACAGCCAGGACATCAACAACCTCAACCCGAACGACATCGAATCCATCACGGTGTTAAAAGACGCGGCCGCGGCCAGCATCTGGGGCGCCAGGGCGGGCAACGGCGTCGTAATCATTACGACCAAGAACGGGAAGTACAACCAGAAGCCGGAGATCAGCTTTAATACATCCGTCACGTTCACCGGCAAGCCGCGGTTATTCACCCAGCGGCTGATATCGAGCCCGGACTATATCACTGTGGAGGATAGCCTTTTCCAACAGGGCAATTATACGAATTTTCTAAACCCCGCCACGGCCAATGGGCGTCCGGTTACCGGAGTTGTTCAACTCCTGGGCGAAGCCGCCGCCGGTACGATCAGCCAGGCGGACGCCGATGCGCAGATCGCCGCCCTGTCCCATGAAGATATCCGCAATGATGCCCTCAAATATTTCTACCACACCGGTACCCAGCAACAGTATAACCTTTCGGTTCGCGGCGGATCGTCCTTTGACAAATATTATATAGCGGCGGGCTACGACAACGTCAACGCGGTGGATTTCAGCTTCCTCAAACGCTTTACCCTCACGGCGACCAATACCTTCAAACCCTGGCAGAACCTGGAAGTCGCTTTGCCGGTTACCTTCTCCGACGACCAGGCGGGGTCCAACGTGGGGTCGTTCAGCGAGGGCAACTACGCGCCTTATACCCGTCTCGTCGATGCCCAGGGTCAGCCCCAAAATGTGACCTGGAGCGGGGGATACAATCAGGCCTTTATACAAACCGCGCTCTCGGACGGGTTGTACGACATGAATTACAACCCCATTCAACAGTTCCACGCCTCCCAGTACAATCATACCAACACCACCCTGATCCGGGTTTCGCCCAGCCTCAAATACAGTTTTTTGAACGGTTTTAGCCTGGAGGCCCGGTACCAGTATAGCCGCACGGTCACCAACAATACGGTCTACCAGAGCGATTCGGTCTTTTCGGTCAAAGACATGATCAACAACTACACCCAGATCAGCCCCACCGGCCAGCTGACCTATCCCATCAACCAGGGGGGGATCCTAAACTACAACGACCAGAACCAGGAAGACAACAACATGCGGTTCTCTCTCAGCTACAACCACACCCTGGGAAAAGACCACCGCCTGGACGCGATAGGGGGCTATGAGCGCAACGAGACGCGGATAACGGGGAACCAATACGGCTATTATGGGTACAACCCCAATACGGGCACAGCGCAGAATGTGGTGGACTACGTGACCTATTTCCCGCTGACCAACTATAAAATCGAGGGTCTTCCGTATAACATCACCAGCACGATTTATCCCCTTCAGACGTCCCTGACCCAGGAGTTCATAGCCTTTATATCGGGCTTTGCCAATGCGTCCTATACCTACAAGGGTCGCTATGTCCTTACCGGGAGCGCCCGCATGGACCAGGCCAACCTCTTTGGGGTCACGGCCAACGATAAGCGGAAATTGCTTTGGAGCGGCGGTGTCGCCTGGAAGATGGACAGGGAGTCCTTTTACAAAATACGCTGGATGCCCCACCTGACATTGCGGGCGACCTATGGATACCAGGGCAACATATACCTGGGGAGCGCGGTAAATAATACCAGCGCCTCCACGCTGACCACGATTTCCTACTATCCGGGCACCACCAATTCTTCGGGGCTTCCCTACGCCGTGTTGAACAATATCGCCAACCCCGACCTGACCTGGGAAAGGGTGGGCCAGGCAAACGTGGCGGTGGATTTCGGGATCAGGAAGGAACTCCTTACCGGCACGCTTGAATTCTACAAAAAGAACGCCACCGGTCTCGTGGCCAATTATAGTGTGGATCCGACCGTCGGCGTGACCCAAAGAACGGGTAACGTGGGCAATATGACGGGGCGTGGGATGGATCTTACCCTTACAAGCAAGAACATCAATACCCGGGTCTTCAGGTGGACGACCCGTCTGCTGGTCAGTCTTGACAAGGACAAACTGACCAAATACAACCAGAACACACCCGCCATCCAGGTGTTGGAGGAGCAATCGAGCAGCGCTCCTCCGTCTTCTCCGACCCCCATTACCGGCAATGCGGTGTATGGGATATACAGCCTTCGCTGGGCCGGTCTGGATGCCGGTGGCAACCCCCAGGGGTATGACAGCACCGGCAAGGTGAGCGAGGACTATAACCAGATGACCAACTACGCCCGAACGAAGGACTTGGTGTACGCGGGGTCCGCCATTCCCACGAGTTACGGCTCCTTTATGAACGACTTTACCTGGAAGGGCTTCACCCTGTCGGTCAACATTTCTTACAAGATGGGTTATTACTTCCACGCCCAGTCGATCAATTATGGGCAACTTTTCGGGTACAATATGGTGGGCGTGTATGACGGCTCTTCCGACTTTGCCAAACGCTGGCAACACCCGGGGGATGAAAAAAAGACAAATGTCCCGTCCATGCCCACCCTGGCGAATTCCAGTTACCTCCGGGATATATTCTATGAGTACTCTTCCACGCTGGTGCAAAAAGGGGACAATATCCGCTTGAAAGACGTCTCGCTGAGTTATGACTTCAGTGACTGGGCCCGCAAGCATACCCCTCTCAGCCACCTGGAGCTGTATGGTTACTACCTGGGCAATACCCTCCTGTGGAAGGCCAATAAGATGGGTATAGACCCCGATTATACCACGATGCGTCCGGCCAAAAACTACACCCTGGGGGCGAGGGTATCCTTTAAATAA
- a CDS encoding FecR family protein yields MRAKEEKKRLDRMIRKYLDGTASTSEKAFVEAYYGYFEGKPAEALLSTGEEDRLLEKLKNRIAGSTAPIYHLPFYRRPLPRIAAAAAVLLLAAGAYWLFRGTNGHTVQTPTAKVDVLPGGNHATLTLAGGRTIVLDSAANGNLTAQGQSTIVKVANGQLAYVRGTNPDAGEPLYNTLATPIGGQYKITLPDGTLVWLNSASSIRYPTAFSGRERRVEITGEAYFEVKENTRMPFTVDVRGTSIQVLGTHFNVMAYADEASINTTLVEGKVRVLSGKESVILRPGEQARTEGRITVGTVDTDRETAWTTGFFEFDQTDLPTLMRQLRRWYGVEPIYQSNGNGRLFDGRINRNLTLSEVLHLLEGNGIHFSIEGRKLIVLP; encoded by the coding sequence ATGCGCGCAAAAGAGGAGAAAAAACGGCTCGACCGGATGATCCGGAAATACCTGGACGGGACGGCGTCTACCAGTGAGAAAGCCTTTGTGGAAGCCTACTACGGGTATTTCGAAGGGAAACCCGCGGAAGCCTTGCTCTCCACCGGGGAGGAAGACCGTCTGCTCGAAAAACTGAAAAATCGCATAGCCGGGTCGACCGCCCCTATATATCATCTCCCGTTCTATCGCCGGCCCCTCCCGCGTATTGCTGCAGCGGCCGCGGTGCTTTTGCTGGCCGCCGGCGCGTACTGGCTTTTCAGGGGAACCAACGGCCATACCGTGCAGACACCCACCGCAAAGGTGGACGTTCTTCCCGGCGGAAACCATGCCACGCTTACGCTTGCCGGCGGCCGGACGATCGTCCTGGATAGCGCCGCCAATGGCAACCTGACCGCCCAGGGACAGTCGACGATTGTCAAAGTCGCGAATGGTCAACTGGCTTATGTGCGCGGAACAAATCCCGACGCCGGTGAACCGCTGTACAACACGCTTGCCACGCCGATCGGCGGTCAATATAAAATTACGCTCCCGGACGGTACCCTCGTGTGGCTGAACTCGGCCTCCTCCATCCGCTACCCGACGGCTTTTTCGGGGCGGGAAAGAAGGGTGGAGATCACCGGGGAGGCTTATTTCGAAGTAAAAGAAAACACCAGGATGCCCTTTACCGTGGACGTCCGCGGAACGTCGATACAGGTCTTGGGCACACACTTTAACGTGATGGCTTATGCGGATGAGGCGTCCATCAATACCACCCTGGTGGAAGGAAAAGTAAGGGTTTTGTCGGGTAAGGAGAGCGTAATCCTCCGACCCGGGGAGCAGGCGAGGACTGAAGGGCGGATAACGGTAGGGACTGTGGATACCGACCGTGAAACCGCCTGGACTACCGGCTTCTTTGAATTCGATCAAACCGACCTGCCCACCCTTATGCGACAATTAAGACGCTGGTACGGCGTAGAACCTATCTATCAAAGCAACGGCAACGGGAGGCTTTTTGACGGGCGGATCAACCGGAACCTCACCCTATCGGAAGTGCTGCATCTATTGGAGGGCAATGGTATACACTTTAGCATAGAAGGGCGAAAACTGATCGTTTTACCATAA